A genome region from Candidatus Atribacteria bacterium includes the following:
- a CDS encoding MBL fold metallo-hydrolase, whose amino-acid sequence MKIKWLGHSSFLIESERGIKIITDPFDETLGYKLPRIKANIVTVSHEHFDHNYVRGVKGRPVVFKGAVRRESHKMEFRGILSFHDGVYGGKRGLNTIFIIKADGLCLCHLGDLGHILNSDKLKDIGKIDILFIPVGGLYTIDGSQADQIIDTIKPRIAIPMHYKTKAINFSIDPVDGFLSNKKNVQRIKSSEFEITLDTLPKNTQIYVLQYE is encoded by the coding sequence ATGAAAATAAAATGGTTAGGACATTCTTCGTTTTTAATTGAATCGGAAAGAGGGATTAAAATTATCACTGATCCTTTCGATGAAACGCTTGGTTATAAACTTCCCCGGATCAAAGCCAATATTGTAACAGTCAGCCACGAACATTTTGACCATAATTATGTTAGAGGAGTAAAGGGAAGACCGGTAGTTTTTAAGGGTGCGGTAAGAAGAGAATCACATAAAATGGAATTTAGAGGAATATTGTCTTTTCATGATGGTGTTTACGGGGGCAAGAGAGGATTAAATACCATATTTATTATAAAAGCTGATGGACTATGCTTATGCCACTTGGGTGATTTAGGGCATATTTTAAATTCAGATAAATTAAAAGATATAGGAAAAATAGATATTCTTTTTATTCCAGTAGGTGGATTATATACTATAGATGGTAGCCAAGCTGATCAGATTATTGATACTATTAAACCCAGGATAGCAATTCCAATGCATTATAAAACAAAAGCAATTAACTTCTCCATAGACCCGGTAGATGGATTTCTGTCGAATAAAAAAAATGTACAAAGAATAAAATCAAGTGAATTCGAAATAACCTTGGATACATTGCCTAAAAATACGCAAATTTACGTTTTACAATATGAATAG